The genome window TTCTCTGTTGTCTTTCCTGGGCAGGCATCGCAATATATAGGGATGGGAAAAGACATTATAGAATCTATTCCTGCCTGTGCAGATATTATTAAAAAAGGAGAAGATATAACATCACTACCTCTTCTGGAAAAAATTATGAATGGACCTATGGAAGACCTAACAAGAACTTTGCTATGTCAACCAGCAGTTTTTGCTATAAATATGGTCTGCTGGTATGCACTTATAAACAGAGAAGTTTTTCCTGTTAGTGTAGCAGGACATAGTTTAGGAGAATATTCTGCACTTGTAGCTTCAAAAACCATCAGTATAGAAGAGGGGTTTTATCTTGTAAAGCGAAGAGCAGAGATTATGGATGAAATATCATTGCAAGTGGAAGGAACGCTTATGGCAATTATAGGTTTACCTTTAAAAGAGGTAGAATCCATTTTGAGTGATTTTAATGGAATTAGTATAGCTAATATAAACTCATCAACACAGATTGTTGTAGGAGGTAAGAAAAAAGACATTGAGGAACTCAATATCTTTTTAAAAACAAAAAGAATTAAAGGAGTTATATTGAATGTAAGTGGCCCATTTCATACACCATTTATGAAAGAGGCATCTTCCTTACTTGCAAAAGAGATTACAAAGATAACATTTAAAAATCCTGAAATTCCTGTTTATCTAAATTTTTCGGGTAAAATGACAAAAGATAGTGCCGAAATAAAAGAAGGACTGATACATCAGGTCTATTCTCCCGTTAGATGGGTTACTATTATTGAAAATATGAGTAAAGAGAACGATATTGTTTTTGTTGAGGTAGGACCCAAGACAGTTCTAAAAAGATTAATAGAAAATATTATTCCTGGTGCAGTAGTATTCAATGTTGAAGATATACCATCACTGGAAAATACACTGAAAGGTCTAACTGTTTGAAAAAGGAGGAATATGTTCCAAGATAAAGTTGCTGTCATTACAGGCGCTTTTGGTGGTATAGGAAGGGCTCTTGCAATAAAGTTGGGTGAGCAAGGAGCTAAGATCGCTCTCTGGGATATCTTTATAGACAATTCTCTTGAAAAGATACTTACAGATAAAAGTATACAATTCCTCTCATCAAAGATTGATATAACTAAAAAAGATGATGTGCAAAACAGCGCAGATAAAATTATTGAAAGATGGGGGAAAATAGACATTCTTATAAATAATGCAGGTATTACTAAAGATAACCTGATACTTCGTATGACAGAAGAAGAATGGGATAGTGTTATTGAAATAAACTTGAAAGGTGCTTTTATATGCAGTAAAATAATAGGAAAATTTATGTTTTCTCAGAAGACAGGAAGTATTGTAAATGTTGCTTCTATAATAGGACAGATAGGAAATATAGGACAGGCGAATTATTCTGCATCAAAAGGTGCTTTGATTTCTTTTACAAAAACCTGTGCAAAAGAATTTGCAAGGTTTGGAGTGAGAGTAAATGCAGTTGCTCCAGGATATATAATAACTAAGATGACAGAGCAACTTCCAGAAAAAATAAAAACAAAAATGCTTGAAATGATACCATTGGGTAGATTTGGAACCCCAGAGGAAGTTGCCGACCTGATTCTTTTCTTATCTTCTAATAAGGCAAACTATATCACGGGTCAGGTCTTCAGAATAGATGGTGGGATGGTGATGTAAAAAAGTTAATATCAACTAAGAAAACATAAGGAGGAAAGATGGAAAGAAGTGAGATTTTTGAAAAAGTAAGAGGGATAATATCAGAGAAGTTAGGAATCAGTGCTGGAGAAATCGTAGAAAATGCTTCTTTCATTGATGACCTTGGTGCTGATTCACTTGACACAGTAGAACTTGTAATGGAATTGGAAGAGAAATTTGGCATAGATATACCTGATGAAGATGCAGAAAAGATAAGAACAGTTAAAGATGCTGTGGACTATATTGAAAAAAATAAAAAATGAAAAGAGTTGTTATAACAGGAATAGGGTTAGTTACCCCGGTTGGAAATGATGTAAAAACATCATGGGAAAATCTAAAAGCAGGGAAAAATGGAATAGGACTTATAAGTGGTTTTGATACCACTGAGTACCCCACAAAGATAGGTGCTGAAATTAAAAACTTTTCTGTTGATGGAGTCCATCCCAAAAACCTGCGAAGAATGGATAAATTTGTTCAGTTTGCACTTAAAGCAACTATCGAAGCAGTGCAGGATAGTGGAATTGTCTTTTCCGAAGAAGAAAAGGAAAGAACAGGGGTGATTATAGGAGCAGGAGTAGGGGGATTAAAAGTTATAGAAGAACAAGAAGAAGTTTTATTAAAAAATGGGCCTTCTCGGATTTCCCCTTTTCTTATACCTATGCTTATTCCTGATATAGCAGCAGGACAGGTTGCAATACATTTTGGATTAAAAGGAGTTAATTTTGCTACTGTAAGTGCTTGTGCCTCTGGTGCTCATGCACTGGGAATTGCACTTAATCTTTTAAGAAGCGGTGTAACGGACATTATAATTGCAGGCGGAACAGAATCAGCCATTACACCATTAGGACTTGCAGGTTTTTGCTCTATGAAAGCTCTTTCCACTCGTAATGAAAACCCGGAAAAGGCATCCAGACCATTTGATAAAGAGAGAGATGGATTTGTAATGGGTGAAGGAGCAGGTATTGTTGTTCTGGAAACAATGGAACATGCCCTCGCAAGAAATGCCCCCAAAATTTATGCTGAATTTATAGGTGCTGGAATGAGTTGTGATGCTTATCATATAACTGCTCCAGACCCTGAAGGGAAAGGGGCTTTTCTATCTATGAAGTATGCCCTTGAAAATTCAGGGATAAAACCAGAAGAAGTGGACTATATCAATGCACATGGAACTTCTACACCTCTAAATGATAAAAGTGAGACCTCTGCAATAAAAATGCTTTTTGGTAAAAGAGCTTATGAAATACCTGTAAGTTCAATTAAATCAATGATAGGACATCTTTTAGGTGCCTCAGGAGCAGTTGAATTTATCGCCTCTGTCCTCACAATAAAAGAAGGTATTATCCCTCCCACAATAAACTATGAATTCCCTGACCCTGAATGTGATTTAAACTATGTTCCCAATAAATCTATTGAAAAAGATGTCAACATAGCTTTATCTAATTCATTTGGCTTTGGAGGACACAATATAACACTTGTTATTAAAAAGATTTAACAAAAAAAAGGGGGAATTGTAAATGGACTATTTTCTCACAGAAGAACAGAAGATGATAAAGGAAATTGCCAGAAGGATAGCAGAAGAAAAAATTCTACCTGTCAGAGCTGAATATGATGAAAAAGAACAGTTTCCATGGGATGTAGTTAAAACACTTGCTGAAGCAGACCTTTTTGGTGTTTATATTCCTGAAGAATATGGTGGTATGGGATTTGGAGTATTTGAACTATGTCTTGTAATAGAAGAGTTAAGTAGAATATGTGGAGGAATTGCTCTTGCATATGCAGGCACAGCATTAGGAACATTTCCCATACTTCTTTTTGGCAATGAAGCACAGAAAAAAAAGTATTTACCTCCTATTGCAAAAGGAGAAAAGATTGCTGCCTTCGGTGTTACTGAATCCGAAGCAGGTAGTGATATAACCACCCTCTCTACGACAGCAAAGAAAGAAGGTGATTTCTATATACTTAATGGTACAAAACAATGGATTACCAATGGCGGAGAAGCAGAGACATATGTTGTAATAGCCGCGACAGATAAAACAAAAGGTCCTCGTGGTTTGAGTGCTTTTATAGTTGAAAAAGGTATGGAAGGATTTACTTTTGGAAAGAAAGAAAATAAATTAGGTATACGTGCATCTGCTACAAGAGAACTTGTTTTTGAGAATTGCAAAGTCCCTGCTGATAATTTACTTGGAAAGGAAGGCATGGGGTTTATTATTACTCTAAAAAATTTTGACGCAAGCAGACCAGGTGTTGCTGCTCAAGCACTTGGAATAGCACAAGGGGCATTTGAAGCATCCGTTGAGTATGCTAAACAGAGGAAACAATTCGGACAGACAATCATTTCTTTCCAGGCAGTTCAACATATACTCGCGGATATGGCAACACAGATAGAAGCAGCGAGGGCACTAATTTATCAAACTGCGAGAACTATTGATGCAGGAAATAAGGATTATTCTGGATATTCAGCAATGTGTAAATTATTTGCCTCTGATGTAGCAATGAAGGTAACAACAGATGCTATACAGATATTTGGTGGTTATGGATATATGAAAGAATATCCTGTAGAAAAGATGTTCCGTGATGCAAAAATAACACAGATATATGAAGGTACAAACCAGATGCAGAGAAATTTTATAGCCAACGATATAATAAAGAAATCAAAAGTCAAAAGTTAAATTTTCTAAAATTCTCAAAAAATTTGAACAAAAAATTGATATATCATAGCAACAATAAAGAACGGATTGATATATACATAAAAAATAGATTTAATATCCCGAGAGAAAAAGTCAAATCGCTTTTAAAAGAAGGATTTATTCTTGTAACAAATAAAGAGGTAAAACCTTCCTATTTACTAAGAAATGGTGATGAAATTCTAATAAATGAGGATGTTTTAAATCAATACAAAGAACATGAAATTATTCCAGAAAAACATCCGATTGATATCATTTATTCTGATAATGAAATAATAGTAGTAAATAAACCAGCAGGAATTATAACACATCCAACAGAAAAAATTAGAAATGGTACTATGGTGAATTTTCTTCTGAATATTACAACTCTTTCCAACAAAAATTCTTTAAGACCAGGTGTTGTACATCGACTTGATAGAGAAACATCAGGAGTAATGGTCTTTGCAAAAACAGACAATGCTTGGGAGAACCTTGTTCTTCAGTTTAAAAACCGTACTGTAGAAAAAGAAT of bacterium contains these proteins:
- a CDS encoding ACP S-malonyltransferase, with translation MDKIKKFSVVFPGQASQYIGMGKDIIESIPACADIIKKGEDITSLPLLEKIMNGPMEDLTRTLLCQPAVFAINMVCWYALINREVFPVSVAGHSLGEYSALVASKTISIEEGFYLVKRRAEIMDEISLQVEGTLMAIIGLPLKEVESILSDFNGISIANINSSTQIVVGGKKKDIEELNIFLKTKRIKGVILNVSGPFHTPFMKEASSLLAKEITKITFKNPEIPVYLNFSGKMTKDSAEIKEGLIHQVYSPVRWVTIIENMSKENDIVFVEVGPKTVLKRLIENIIPGAVVFNVEDIPSLENTLKGLTV
- the fabG gene encoding 3-oxoacyl-[acyl-carrier-protein] reductase translates to MFQDKVAVITGAFGGIGRALAIKLGEQGAKIALWDIFIDNSLEKILTDKSIQFLSSKIDITKKDDVQNSADKIIERWGKIDILINNAGITKDNLILRMTEEEWDSVIEINLKGAFICSKIIGKFMFSQKTGSIVNVASIIGQIGNIGQANYSASKGALISFTKTCAKEFARFGVRVNAVAPGYIITKMTEQLPEKIKTKMLEMIPLGRFGTPEEVADLILFLSSNKANYITGQVFRIDGGMVM
- a CDS encoding acyl carrier protein — translated: MERSEIFEKVRGIISEKLGISAGEIVENASFIDDLGADSLDTVELVMELEEKFGIDIPDEDAEKIRTVKDAVDYIEKNKK
- the fabF gene encoding beta-ketoacyl-ACP synthase II — its product is MKRVVITGIGLVTPVGNDVKTSWENLKAGKNGIGLISGFDTTEYPTKIGAEIKNFSVDGVHPKNLRRMDKFVQFALKATIEAVQDSGIVFSEEEKERTGVIIGAGVGGLKVIEEQEEVLLKNGPSRISPFLIPMLIPDIAAGQVAIHFGLKGVNFATVSACASGAHALGIALNLLRSGVTDIIIAGGTESAITPLGLAGFCSMKALSTRNENPEKASRPFDKERDGFVMGEGAGIVVLETMEHALARNAPKIYAEFIGAGMSCDAYHITAPDPEGKGAFLSMKYALENSGIKPEEVDYINAHGTSTPLNDKSETSAIKMLFGKRAYEIPVSSIKSMIGHLLGASGAVEFIASVLTIKEGIIPPTINYEFPDPECDLNYVPNKSIEKDVNIALSNSFGFGGHNITLVIKKI
- a CDS encoding acyl-CoA dehydrogenase family protein: MDYFLTEEQKMIKEIARRIAEEKILPVRAEYDEKEQFPWDVVKTLAEADLFGVYIPEEYGGMGFGVFELCLVIEELSRICGGIALAYAGTALGTFPILLFGNEAQKKKYLPPIAKGEKIAAFGVTESEAGSDITTLSTTAKKEGDFYILNGTKQWITNGGEAETYVVIAATDKTKGPRGLSAFIVEKGMEGFTFGKKENKLGIRASATRELVFENCKVPADNLLGKEGMGFIITLKNFDASRPGVAAQALGIAQGAFEASVEYAKQRKQFGQTIISFQAVQHILADMATQIEAARALIYQTARTIDAGNKDYSGYSAMCKLFASDVAMKVTTDAIQIFGGYGYMKEYPVEKMFRDAKITQIYEGTNQMQRNFIANDIIKKSKVKS
- a CDS encoding RluA family pseudouridine synthase, whose amino-acid sequence is MNKKLIYHSNNKERIDIYIKNRFNIPREKVKSLLKEGFILVTNKEVKPSYLLRNGDEILINEDVLNQYKEHEIIPEKHPIDIIYSDNEIIVVNKPAGIITHPTEKIRNGTMVNFLLNITTLSNKNSLRPGVVHRLDRETSGVMVFAKTDNAWENLVLQFKNRTVEKEYLAIVKGHFSPLKKEVEFTVSHNRDNYTKMKVHYLKGKKAVNIIEVIKYLGDLTLVKIKPLTGRTHQIRLALSHLGYPIIGDTKYGVRSDIIKRTALHSYRISFYHPSTKERCQFRADVPEDFLKIISEIDNKD